One part of the Mya arenaria isolate MELC-2E11 chromosome 3, ASM2691426v1 genome encodes these proteins:
- the LOC128228035 gene encoding GATA zinc finger domain-containing protein 14-like: MWSSKQATDNARREQTPNETDNVRREQTPNEKDNARRELTTNETDSARREHTPNETDNDIREQRTDTQRDRQHLKGTKRNEANNTTREQTRNETNNATREQTRNETNTATRAQTHNEKTIATREQTRNETNTATREQTHNEKTNATREHTRNETKTATREQTHNEKTNATREHTRNETNTATREQTHNEKTNATREQTRNETNTATREQTHNEKTNATREHTRNETNTATREQTHNEKTNATREHTRNETNTATREQTRNETNNATREQTRNETNTATREQTHNEKTNATREQTRNETNNATREQTRNETNTATREQTYNEKNNARREQTHNETYNAT, from the exons ATGTGGTCTTCAAAACAGGCG ACAGACAATGCTAGAAGAGAACAGACACCCAACGAAACAGACAATGTTAGAAGAGAACAGACACCCAACGAGAAAGACAATGCTAGAAGAGAACTGACAACCAACGAGACAGACAGTGCTAGAAGAGAACATACACCCAACGAGACAGATAACGATATAAGGGAACAG CgaacagacacacaacgagacaGACAACACCTTAAGGGAACAAAACGCAACGAGGCAAACAACACCACAAGAGAACAGACTCGCAACGAGACAAACAACGCCACAAGAGAACAGACTCGCAACGAGACAAACACCGCCACAAGAGcacagacacacaacgagaaAACCATCGCCACAAGAGAACAGACTCGCAACGAGACAAACACCGCCACAAGAgaacagacacacaacgagaaAACCAACGCCACAAGAGAACATACTCGCAACGAGACAAAGACCGCCACAAGAgaacagacacacaacgagaaAACCAACGCCACAAGAGAACATACTCGCAACGAGACAAACACCGCCACAAGAgaacagacacacaacgagaaAACCAACGCCACAAGAGAACAGACTCGCAACGAGACAAACACCGCCACAAGAgaacagacacacaacgagaaAACCAACGCCACAAGAGAACATACTCGCAACGAGACAAACACCGCCACAAGAgaacagacacacaacgagaaAACCAACGCCACAAGAGAACATACTCGCAACGAGACAAACACCGCCACAAGAGAACAGACTCGCAACGAGACAAACAACGCAACAAGAGAACAGACTCGCAACGAGACAAACACCGCCACAAGAgaacagacacacaacgagaaAACCAACGCCACAAGAGAACAGACTCGCAACGAGACAAACAACGCAACAAGAGAACAGACTCGCAACGAGACAAACACCGCCACAAGAGAACAGACATACAACGAGAAAAACAACGCCAGAAGAgaacagacacacaacgagacaTACAACGCCACATGA